In Flavobacterium endoglycinae, one DNA window encodes the following:
- a CDS encoding tetratricopeptide repeat protein: MNFKRIFLILLLASTGSTFAQKDGYWDKERATTKEIMVSAGERTIIKTEDLPVGTTEIVYRITLLDKNQQMANSLVSLLKAIPDPYGIGQGSAGAVFLMSKISGDDQCTYSLFTSDANAKKYKTDGKVDSACFSQSEPVSKDAKRISLDKNSCLKQNTTSIWFGFESKNWFLSQKIVLEVVPWVDTKLNRGWNQGNKNEIISLCKTSTMAQKMANSDDFCVCILDKIMKQYRYGEFQKLLAVEKTKVYKDFGNACYNDADISKNIYNDLRNQAATLIKQQKYNEAIQKISTIINDGKATALDYSTIGYSYILTKQYAKALKFLQEGEKLDDTELLVKLNLAHVYLVSNNYSDAKAIYKKYQDQNVTDNVSWKEKTKQDFAVFEKAGLPSKDFEKILKLYH, from the coding sequence ATGAATTTCAAAAGAATATTTCTAATCCTTTTACTGGCTTCAACCGGAAGTACTTTCGCTCAGAAAGACGGTTATTGGGATAAAGAACGTGCCACAACCAAAGAAATCATGGTTTCTGCTGGCGAAAGAACTATCATTAAAACCGAAGATCTTCCCGTTGGAACTACCGAAATTGTCTACAGAATCACACTTTTAGATAAAAACCAGCAAATGGCAAATAGTTTGGTTTCGCTTTTAAAAGCAATTCCAGATCCATACGGAATTGGTCAAGGATCTGCCGGAGCCGTGTTTTTAATGTCTAAAATTTCTGGTGACGATCAATGCACATATTCATTATTTACTTCAGATGCCAATGCAAAAAAATATAAAACAGACGGAAAAGTAGATTCAGCCTGTTTTTCGCAGTCAGAACCAGTAAGTAAAGACGCTAAAAGAATTTCACTCGATAAAAATTCGTGTTTAAAACAAAACACAACTTCTATATGGTTTGGTTTTGAAAGCAAAAACTGGTTTTTAAGTCAGAAAATCGTTCTGGAAGTTGTGCCTTGGGTAGATACAAAACTAAACAGAGGCTGGAATCAGGGTAACAAAAACGAAATCATCAGTTTGTGCAAAACGTCGACAATGGCACAGAAAATGGCCAATTCAGATGATTTTTGCGTTTGTATTCTTGATAAAATCATGAAGCAATATCGTTATGGCGAATTTCAGAAATTGTTAGCCGTAGAAAAAACGAAAGTATATAAAGATTTTGGAAATGCCTGTTATAATGATGCCGACATTTCTAAAAACATTTATAATGATTTACGAAATCAAGCTGCAACATTAATCAAACAGCAGAAATACAACGAAGCCATTCAAAAAATAAGCACGATAATAAATGACGGAAAAGCAACAGCATTAGATTACAGTACAATTGGATACTCTTATATTCTAACCAAACAATATGCGAAAGCTTTGAAATTTCTGCAAGAAGGCGAAAAATTGGACGATACTGAATTATTGGTAAAACTAAATCTAGCGCATGTTTATTTAGTAAGCAATAATTATAGTGATGCCAAAGCCATTTACAAAAAGTATCAGGATCAAAACGTAACTGATAATGTAAGCTGGAAAGAAAAAACAAAACAAGATTTTGCTGTTTTCGAAAAAGCTGGTCTGCCATCAAAAGATTTCGAAAAAATATTAAAATTATACCATTAA